One Perca flavescens isolate YP-PL-M2 chromosome 9, PFLA_1.0, whole genome shotgun sequence genomic window carries:
- the dcun1d4 gene encoding DCN1-like protein 4 isoform X5 translates to MPPRKKRRPSAGDDMSAKKSRQDSVFRKHETPQIREEETFSSKRCLEWFYEYAGCDDVVGPEGMEKFCEDIGVEPENVVMLVLAWKLDAQSMGYFTLQEWLRGMGLLQCDSTERLRNSLDYLRSVLNDGTSFKLIYRYAFDFAREKDQRSLDLNTAKCMLGLLLGKTWPLFPVFNQFLEQSKYKVINKDQWCNVLEFSRTINLDLSNYDEDGAWPVLLDEFVEWYKERQMS, encoded by the exons ATGCCTCCTAGGAAAAAGAGGAGACCCTCTGCTGGAGATGACATGTCAGCCAAGAAAAGTCGCCAGGACAG CGTTTTCAGAAAACATGAAACGCCACAAATCCGGGAGGAGGAGACATTTTCCAGTAAAAGATGCTTGGAGTGGTTCTATGAATATGCAG GTTGTGATGACGTGGTGGGTCCAGAGGGCATGGAGAAGTTCTGCGAGGACATTGGAGTGGAGCCAGAGAAT GTCGTGATGCTGGTTCTTGCTTGGAAGCTGGATGCCCAGAGTATGGGATATTTCACTCTCCAGGAGTGGCTTAGAGGCATGGGCCTACTACA GTGCGACTCCACAGAGAGGCTGAGGAACTCGCTCGACTACCTGAGATCTGTCCTAAACGACGGCACCAGTTTTAAGCTCATTTATAGATATGCCTTTGATTTTGCTCGG GAAAAGGATCAGAGGAGTTTGGACTTGAACACAGCCAAGTGCATGCTGGGACTTCTTTTGGGAAAGACGTGGCCTCTGTTCCCTGTGTTTAATCAGTTTCTAGAA CAATCCAAGTACAAAGTCATCAACAAAGACCAATGGTGCAATGTTTTAGAGTTCAGCAGGACAATCAACCTGGACCTCAGTAACTACGATGAGGATGGTGCCT gGCCAGTTTTGTTGGACGAGTTTGTGGAATGGTACAAGGAAAGACAGATGTCATAG
- the dcun1d4 gene encoding DCN1-like protein 4 isoform X1, whose protein sequence is MLQSLSERSKQTRCVSTSTFSPCFYLQLNSHLTTLASIHKIHHTLHRLNLTEDVGQDSHPSACCSRAMPPRKKRRPSAGDDMSAKKSRQDSVFRKHETPQIREEETFSSKRCLEWFYEYAGCDDVVGPEGMEKFCEDIGVEPENVVMLVLAWKLDAQSMGYFTLQEWLRGMGLLQCDSTERLRNSLDYLRSVLNDGTSFKLIYRYAFDFAREKDQRSLDLNTAKCMLGLLLGKTWPLFPVFNQFLEQSKYKVINKDQWCNVLEFSRTINLDLSNYDEDGAWPVLLDEFVEWYKERQMS, encoded by the exons ATGCTGCAGAGTTTATCGGAGAGAAGCAAGCAGACGCGTTGCGTTTCTACATCTACTTTTAGCCCGTGTTTCT ATTTACAGCTGAATTCCCACTTGACTACACTGGCGAGCATCCATAAGATCCACCACACCTTGCACAGGCTG AACCTGACAGAAGACGTTGGACAGGATAGCCACCCCTCAG CTTGTTGCTCTAGAGCCATGCCTCCTAGGAAAAAGAGGAGACCCTCTGCTGGAGATGACATGTCAGCCAAGAAAAGTCGCCAGGACAG CGTTTTCAGAAAACATGAAACGCCACAAATCCGGGAGGAGGAGACATTTTCCAGTAAAAGATGCTTGGAGTGGTTCTATGAATATGCAG GTTGTGATGACGTGGTGGGTCCAGAGGGCATGGAGAAGTTCTGCGAGGACATTGGAGTGGAGCCAGAGAAT GTCGTGATGCTGGTTCTTGCTTGGAAGCTGGATGCCCAGAGTATGGGATATTTCACTCTCCAGGAGTGGCTTAGAGGCATGGGCCTACTACA GTGCGACTCCACAGAGAGGCTGAGGAACTCGCTCGACTACCTGAGATCTGTCCTAAACGACGGCACCAGTTTTAAGCTCATTTATAGATATGCCTTTGATTTTGCTCGG GAAAAGGATCAGAGGAGTTTGGACTTGAACACAGCCAAGTGCATGCTGGGACTTCTTTTGGGAAAGACGTGGCCTCTGTTCCCTGTGTTTAATCAGTTTCTAGAA CAATCCAAGTACAAAGTCATCAACAAAGACCAATGGTGCAATGTTTTAGAGTTCAGCAGGACAATCAACCTGGACCTCAGTAACTACGATGAGGATGGTGCCT gGCCAGTTTTGTTGGACGAGTTTGTGGAATGGTACAAGGAAAGACAGATGTCATAG
- the dcun1d4 gene encoding DCN1-like protein 4 isoform X3, producing MTAFEREFIDNIWRQDLQLNSHLTTLASIHKIHHTLHRLNLTEDVGQDSHPSACCSRAMPPRKKRRPSAGDDMSAKKSRQDSVFRKHETPQIREEETFSSKRCLEWFYEYAGCDDVVGPEGMEKFCEDIGVEPENVVMLVLAWKLDAQSMGYFTLQEWLRGMGLLQCDSTERLRNSLDYLRSVLNDGTSFKLIYRYAFDFAREKDQRSLDLNTAKCMLGLLLGKTWPLFPVFNQFLEQSKYKVINKDQWCNVLEFSRTINLDLSNYDEDGAWPVLLDEFVEWYKERQMS from the exons ATGACAGCCTTTGAACGGGAATTCATAGATAACATTTGGCGACAAG ATTTACAGCTGAATTCCCACTTGACTACACTGGCGAGCATCCATAAGATCCACCACACCTTGCACAGGCTG AACCTGACAGAAGACGTTGGACAGGATAGCCACCCCTCAG CTTGTTGCTCTAGAGCCATGCCTCCTAGGAAAAAGAGGAGACCCTCTGCTGGAGATGACATGTCAGCCAAGAAAAGTCGCCAGGACAG CGTTTTCAGAAAACATGAAACGCCACAAATCCGGGAGGAGGAGACATTTTCCAGTAAAAGATGCTTGGAGTGGTTCTATGAATATGCAG GTTGTGATGACGTGGTGGGTCCAGAGGGCATGGAGAAGTTCTGCGAGGACATTGGAGTGGAGCCAGAGAAT GTCGTGATGCTGGTTCTTGCTTGGAAGCTGGATGCCCAGAGTATGGGATATTTCACTCTCCAGGAGTGGCTTAGAGGCATGGGCCTACTACA GTGCGACTCCACAGAGAGGCTGAGGAACTCGCTCGACTACCTGAGATCTGTCCTAAACGACGGCACCAGTTTTAAGCTCATTTATAGATATGCCTTTGATTTTGCTCGG GAAAAGGATCAGAGGAGTTTGGACTTGAACACAGCCAAGTGCATGCTGGGACTTCTTTTGGGAAAGACGTGGCCTCTGTTCCCTGTGTTTAATCAGTTTCTAGAA CAATCCAAGTACAAAGTCATCAACAAAGACCAATGGTGCAATGTTTTAGAGTTCAGCAGGACAATCAACCTGGACCTCAGTAACTACGATGAGGATGGTGCCT gGCCAGTTTTGTTGGACGAGTTTGTGGAATGGTACAAGGAAAGACAGATGTCATAG
- the dcun1d4 gene encoding DCN1-like protein 4 isoform X4 yields the protein MHSDAANLQLNSHLTTLASIHKIHHTLHRLNLTEDVGQDSHPSACCSRAMPPRKKRRPSAGDDMSAKKSRQDSVFRKHETPQIREEETFSSKRCLEWFYEYAGCDDVVGPEGMEKFCEDIGVEPENVVMLVLAWKLDAQSMGYFTLQEWLRGMGLLQCDSTERLRNSLDYLRSVLNDGTSFKLIYRYAFDFAREKDQRSLDLNTAKCMLGLLLGKTWPLFPVFNQFLEQSKYKVINKDQWCNVLEFSRTINLDLSNYDEDGAWPVLLDEFVEWYKERQMS from the exons ATGCACTCTGATGCGGCAA ATTTACAGCTGAATTCCCACTTGACTACACTGGCGAGCATCCATAAGATCCACCACACCTTGCACAGGCTG AACCTGACAGAAGACGTTGGACAGGATAGCCACCCCTCAG CTTGTTGCTCTAGAGCCATGCCTCCTAGGAAAAAGAGGAGACCCTCTGCTGGAGATGACATGTCAGCCAAGAAAAGTCGCCAGGACAG CGTTTTCAGAAAACATGAAACGCCACAAATCCGGGAGGAGGAGACATTTTCCAGTAAAAGATGCTTGGAGTGGTTCTATGAATATGCAG GTTGTGATGACGTGGTGGGTCCAGAGGGCATGGAGAAGTTCTGCGAGGACATTGGAGTGGAGCCAGAGAAT GTCGTGATGCTGGTTCTTGCTTGGAAGCTGGATGCCCAGAGTATGGGATATTTCACTCTCCAGGAGTGGCTTAGAGGCATGGGCCTACTACA GTGCGACTCCACAGAGAGGCTGAGGAACTCGCTCGACTACCTGAGATCTGTCCTAAACGACGGCACCAGTTTTAAGCTCATTTATAGATATGCCTTTGATTTTGCTCGG GAAAAGGATCAGAGGAGTTTGGACTTGAACACAGCCAAGTGCATGCTGGGACTTCTTTTGGGAAAGACGTGGCCTCTGTTCCCTGTGTTTAATCAGTTTCTAGAA CAATCCAAGTACAAAGTCATCAACAAAGACCAATGGTGCAATGTTTTAGAGTTCAGCAGGACAATCAACCTGGACCTCAGTAACTACGATGAGGATGGTGCCT gGCCAGTTTTGTTGGACGAGTTTGTGGAATGGTACAAGGAAAGACAGATGTCATAG
- the dcun1d4 gene encoding DCN1-like protein 4 isoform X2 yields MIEFAMPFEECRESLPQSHLQLNSHLTTLASIHKIHHTLHRLNLTEDVGQDSHPSACCSRAMPPRKKRRPSAGDDMSAKKSRQDSVFRKHETPQIREEETFSSKRCLEWFYEYAGCDDVVGPEGMEKFCEDIGVEPENVVMLVLAWKLDAQSMGYFTLQEWLRGMGLLQCDSTERLRNSLDYLRSVLNDGTSFKLIYRYAFDFAREKDQRSLDLNTAKCMLGLLLGKTWPLFPVFNQFLEQSKYKVINKDQWCNVLEFSRTINLDLSNYDEDGAWPVLLDEFVEWYKERQMS; encoded by the exons ATGATCGAGTTTGCAATGCCTTTCGAGGAATGCAGAGAGTCACTCCCTCAATCGC ATTTACAGCTGAATTCCCACTTGACTACACTGGCGAGCATCCATAAGATCCACCACACCTTGCACAGGCTG AACCTGACAGAAGACGTTGGACAGGATAGCCACCCCTCAG CTTGTTGCTCTAGAGCCATGCCTCCTAGGAAAAAGAGGAGACCCTCTGCTGGAGATGACATGTCAGCCAAGAAAAGTCGCCAGGACAG CGTTTTCAGAAAACATGAAACGCCACAAATCCGGGAGGAGGAGACATTTTCCAGTAAAAGATGCTTGGAGTGGTTCTATGAATATGCAG GTTGTGATGACGTGGTGGGTCCAGAGGGCATGGAGAAGTTCTGCGAGGACATTGGAGTGGAGCCAGAGAAT GTCGTGATGCTGGTTCTTGCTTGGAAGCTGGATGCCCAGAGTATGGGATATTTCACTCTCCAGGAGTGGCTTAGAGGCATGGGCCTACTACA GTGCGACTCCACAGAGAGGCTGAGGAACTCGCTCGACTACCTGAGATCTGTCCTAAACGACGGCACCAGTTTTAAGCTCATTTATAGATATGCCTTTGATTTTGCTCGG GAAAAGGATCAGAGGAGTTTGGACTTGAACACAGCCAAGTGCATGCTGGGACTTCTTTTGGGAAAGACGTGGCCTCTGTTCCCTGTGTTTAATCAGTTTCTAGAA CAATCCAAGTACAAAGTCATCAACAAAGACCAATGGTGCAATGTTTTAGAGTTCAGCAGGACAATCAACCTGGACCTCAGTAACTACGATGAGGATGGTGCCT gGCCAGTTTTGTTGGACGAGTTTGTGGAATGGTACAAGGAAAGACAGATGTCATAG